Below is a genomic region from Raphanus sativus cultivar WK10039 chromosome 4, ASM80110v3, whole genome shotgun sequence.
TTACATAAGCAATACTGAGAAAGTTTACAAGTAAGATGCTCACTAATTAACAAGATTAAAATAATCAGAGATTTACAGTTTCATGCAACCGCTTTGCCCATCTTCTAGCCATAAAAGGATCATGATAGTCCCAAGTTCCTGTATTCATGCTTCTTCTCACACTATTGCTGTTCATATAGTCATCATCCCTCTCACCTGCAGATACACAATCACCAGTTTCTATCCCTTCCTTATCGTCAACTAAGCCCAATGTAGTCTCCCTCCTCTCCTGATACACTCATTACTGTCTCCTTCCACATAGCTATAGCAGAGACGAACACTGACGTGTCCACCAAGATCTAGCAACACTTGCCTCTCTTCACCACCTCTCAACTCGCCTACTTTAACAATCTTCCCTTCCATACCAATCCTCAGTTGAATATCACTCGCTACTCCTCCCAACACGTTTTCAAGAAACTCTTCCAACTTATGCAACACAAAACCATTCCAAGTCTCAGCACCAAACCCCACGTGAAACCTATGGACCATGACACCTCTATGCATCACGCTGTTGGGATAATATGAGCTACTTGAGATATGCAGAATGCTGCACTGTGGATTCTTGTATGCACGGTCTTGGAGTACTTTAATGCCCTTAAGGATGCCTTGAGAAGGATCAGTTTGTCCTGTATAGAAGAGACGGTCAATGACTCTAAGAGCTGCCCGCTTTCCACATGAAGTCATGCGTCTCAGAGCAAACACGCGTGATGCAACACACGAGTATGTCACTATGGCTAGACGATCAACCGGTCGAAGGGAGGAGGTTACTAATATCATTGCTTGCTTGAGAAGGCGAGAATGTGGCCCGCTTGGACTCGCAACCAACACCAAGTCAACGGGTTGTGGATCTTTCAGCTTCACCGAGAGATAGGCACTTCTTGTTCCCAAGGAAGTGCACAGTACTGATGGAGAGAACGAACTGGTCAAGTGACTTTGACTTGTATCGAACCCGGTTCTACACATTTGCAATGGAGAATATGCACCTTGGAGAGGCTGGAAGCAGCATGGATAAGACACGAGATTGGGGGCAACTGTGAGAGGGACTAAAGAGAAGTCTAGACGAGGATAAATGGTGGTGGAAGGGGAGATAGGATCATCGTCGTCGTAGCGAGCAGAGCGGAGTAACGAGCGTCTTTGGACGCGGGAAGTGGCGATGGAGTCATCAAGAATACGAAGAACAGGGTCGTCTAGTTGGCGTTCAGAGAGGTGTGGAAAGGAAGGAGGAGGGAGATGGGTCCAATAGGCGCGGCAAACAGGACAAGTGACACTTCCATGACGCACATTGGAAGCAATGCACGAAAAGTGGAAGGTGTGAGAGCATTGTCCCGTGAATGTAGCTTCACCGGGAGAGTGATCATCATCATAGTGACTCAGAGGTTCTAGACAAATAGCGCACAAGGTCTGCTGAAGCAACGACAAAAAACCCCACAGATCCATGAGTAAACAGAACATGTTTAGTTAAAACGAGAGTAAGGCGAATGGGATACCGTAGAAGTAGGATGAGTGGAGTCTGCTTTATCTATGGCTTCTTCATAGACCTCATGGTGATAGGGCAGAAAAACATTATCTGGCTTTATAATAGCTTTAGATCCCCGTGAACTCTGTTTCACATGTGGAAAGACAATAGCTTTGTCAGTGAAAACCTCATGAAACACAAGTTGGTAAAACAAATGacaggaaggagaagaagcataccagaggaggaagaagagagagagaacgaCAAGCAGCTAGGACCAGTTTCTTTGTGGCCTTCCTCAGCTTCGAAGTTGTTCGTCCCATTCCCATGAGGAGAGAAGACAAAAGAGAGACGAGAAGGAATCTCGCACACTCAAGGGATGTTCAACTGTTTGAACTTTGAAGATAGGGCAATGTGATACACGAAGAGTATTAATAGAGACGTTAAGGATAAAGAGTTAAAGGAAAACAGcttaaaagaaaaacttgaCCGCGACTCTTTCggcttttgtgtgtttttgacTGCTCTTCTTTTTCTAATTATCATGTAAAGAAGTGCTCAAGAGGCGCACTATtttttcaaactaaaaaaaaaaaagaaaaacacatctGAGACAAGATTGGACCCACACACTCTGTTTCTTCTATTTGTCATTGTGTCGTTACTGGCTTCTTATTCAACACACAACACAAGACAACATTCATACCTTCCATGGTCCATAGTCCATAGTCCACACCTTTTTTTTCGATCCATAGTCCagacattttaaaacaaaatttagaaaataactaCAAACCTCTTTGCTTGCTTTATAAGATACAGTTTCCCATCTCAGAGGTATCACCCTCCTCCTTGCTGAGCCAGTCCATACCCTCCTCCTTGCTGAGCCAGTCCATCAAGTAAATCTCTTTGACAAGCCAATGCCTCATAATATATTCTACAATAGGATTGTAATAAGAGATGTCTTAATGACCAGTACATGAGAATTAGTCCAAACAAGTATATCACTAGTGACATTGTAAAAATGTGCTAATCATGTAGAGGGACAATGAATTACAACCAAAAGGCACATAGAATAAATATTCTTTAGTCTGTATTCAAGGAGAATCAGATTTATAAGAAGAGGCCTTTGTACAACATGACACCAAGCAAACATCACCATCATGACAAGACAAGACAGcctctccccccccccccccccccccccccccccaccaaTACTTTACACAACGCATATAGATTCAAATCAAATAATCACATACtattcatctatcttattaaaacagaaacattctgttagacttaacatttattttgtaagttttaaattaaatacacatttatactttatagttaaacatacattaagtcactaatgtttctttctttatactactatccatgtttccaaacaatataacttatttctttatagtactatcaatgtttccaaacaatatatttttatactactatcaatgtttccaaataatacaataattaatcttagttattttatatctatcattttcttttaaaattttgtagaaacgtcataatttcataaattgcaaaatagtgaactttaaaatttcgattataagattacaaattatgaaactattacaatttaaatccaattagattacatatcgatCATCCATCaattcaatcggttagtctcgggttttagtgattttttaatatgaatattttaaaaacataaattgaattatcagatctccggattaaccggtataatcacaatcgggttgaatttaaaaatactgatttaaacaaaaatattttaaatacacactctttaaaaataaccaaaatatttgttaaattattagtgaaatttttcatcgtaaaatatcccgcgcttcaaaagcgcgggtcaaaatctagttttctctTACAAAAGGTCATTAATTTATAAGTGATCCGGTCAAAAGATGGAAAAGTAGAAATTAACGGTAATAAGATTAATTTTAATCACCCACTATTATTCACCTTCTGTTACACATAAAAGGGCATAACTATAGCTATAAGTGATCCGGTCAAAAAGAGGAAAGTAAAGATAATCGGTGATAAATTAGATTAGTGTTGTAAAACTAAGTGGAGAAACttgtttctattattaatctcgaccaggggtcttacatatatatatatatcaggtcgtgtttatcctaagtggataagtacaacagtcgataagcattatctcctgcggtcggtacggtcctggtcggtccggttatgtcgatcacaatctggtacataatACTCCCtcttgatcgacacatccggtactggttcgttgcatgcttaatattgcctcattaaaacctctcctggaaaaccccaaaaccaatttggcaaaatgggaaaccatggacaggaaaaagagtacaacacatgaactccccctgatgaatgcatcactgttGTAGACGCATTCCATCTGGTATCCGAGTCTTCCTGAACGTTGAAGCTGCATGTGACTTGGTGAAGATGATCAACTGGATACTCCTTGAATGAACTAGTGAATGTTGGACGTCTTGATGTCTTTGGAACTCCATAAAGATGTGGTCAGGATGTACATCTTTGCTGCTGATCACTCCATGTCTTGGTCGGACTGATGGCGCTTCGAACGATGCTCGGATGGACTTTATAGTCTGCAATAAAAACTTTACTTGCAGGTCCTTTTCATGTCCAACGGATATACTTTGG
It encodes:
- the LOC108808824 gene encoding probable E3 ubiquitin-protein ligase EDA40 isoform X1, with protein sequence MGMGRTTSKLRKATKKLVLAACRSLSLLPPLSSRGSKAIIKPDNVFLPYHHEVYEEAIDKADSTHPTSTQTLCAICLEPLSHYDDDHSPGEATFTGQCSHTFHFSCIASNVRHGSVTCPVCRAYWTHLPPPSFPHLSERQLDDPVLRILDDSIATSRVQRRSLLRSARYDDDDPISPSTTIYPRLDFSLVPLTVAPNLVSYPCCFQPLQGAYSPLQMCRTGFDTSQSHLTSSFSPSVLCTSLGTRSAYLSVKLKDPQPVDLVLVASPSGPHSRLLKQAMILVTSSLRPVDRLAIVTYSCVASRVFALRRMTSCGKRAALRVIDRLFYTGQTDPSQGILKGIKVLQDRAYKNPQCSILHISSSSYYPNSVMHRGVMVHRFHVGFGAETWNGFVLHKLEEFLENVLGGVASDIQLRIGMEGKIVKVGELRGGEERQVLLDLGGHVSVRLCYSYVEGDSNECIRRGGRLHWA
- the LOC108808824 gene encoding probable E3 ubiquitin-protein ligase EDA40 isoform X2; the protein is MGMGRTTSKLRKATKKLVLAACRSLSLLPPLSSRGSKAIIKPDNVFLPYHHEVYEEAIDKADSTHPTSTTLCAICLEPLSHYDDDHSPGEATFTGQCSHTFHFSCIASNVRHGSVTCPVCRAYWTHLPPPSFPHLSERQLDDPVLRILDDSIATSRVQRRSLLRSARYDDDDPISPSTTIYPRLDFSLVPLTVAPNLVSYPCCFQPLQGAYSPLQMCRTGFDTSQSHLTSSFSPSVLCTSLGTRSAYLSVKLKDPQPVDLVLVASPSGPHSRLLKQAMILVTSSLRPVDRLAIVTYSCVASRVFALRRMTSCGKRAALRVIDRLFYTGQTDPSQGILKGIKVLQDRAYKNPQCSILHISSSSYYPNSVMHRGVMVHRFHVGFGAETWNGFVLHKLEEFLENVLGGVASDIQLRIGMEGKIVKVGELRGGEERQVLLDLGGHVSVRLCYSYVEGDSNECIRRGGRLHWA